In one window of Cellulophaga sp. HaHa_2_95 DNA:
- a CDS encoding bifunctional oligoribonuclease/PAP phosphatase NrnA — translation MNSEDISKVKELLSVPQKIVIIPHKNPDGDAIGSTLGLWHYLKNNEQDATIISPNDSPKFLKWMPGSEDILNFEVENSQAKRAIEEATLIFTLDFNHLGRVGQMQSFLEEASATFIMIDHHQEPSDYALVTYSDVTMSSTCEMVYNFIDYLGDTDKITSGIANCLYTGIMTDTGSFKFSSTTSKTHKIVAELIDKGAENTRIHNVVYDTNSPSRLHLLGCALKNMVILEEFNTAYITLSQDELDTYKYQKGDTEGFVNYGLTLDGIRFAVIFIENKEEGIIKISFRSEGDFSVNEFARAYFHGGGHNNAAGGKSDLPLEETAAYFVNLLPKHLKELTQ, via the coding sequence ATGAATTCAGAGGATATTAGCAAAGTAAAGGAGCTACTTAGTGTTCCACAAAAAATAGTTATCATACCACACAAAAATCCTGACGGAGATGCTATTGGCTCTACATTAGGCCTATGGCACTATCTAAAAAACAACGAACAGGACGCTACAATTATTAGTCCTAATGATTCGCCTAAGTTTTTAAAATGGATGCCAGGTAGTGAAGATATTCTAAATTTTGAAGTAGAAAATTCACAAGCTAAGAGAGCTATTGAAGAAGCTACGCTAATTTTTACCTTAGATTTTAATCATTTAGGACGTGTTGGGCAGATGCAATCGTTCTTAGAAGAAGCTTCTGCTACTTTTATTATGATAGATCACCACCAAGAGCCTTCTGACTATGCATTGGTGACTTACTCTGACGTTACTATGAGTTCTACCTGTGAGATGGTTTATAATTTTATCGATTATTTAGGTGATACCGATAAAATTACCTCCGGAATTGCCAACTGTCTTTATACTGGGATCATGACAGATACGGGCTCATTTAAATTCTCCTCTACCACTAGTAAAACGCACAAAATTGTTGCAGAACTAATAGATAAAGGGGCAGAAAATACCCGTATACATAACGTTGTGTATGACACCAATTCTCCTAGCAGATTGCATTTATTAGGCTGTGCGCTTAAAAACATGGTGATTTTAGAAGAATTTAATACGGCATACATCACCCTTAGTCAAGATGAGTTAGATACCTATAAATATCAAAAAGGAGACACGGAAGGCTTTGTAAATTACGGATTAACTTTAGACGGTATTCGCTTTGCGGTAATTTTCATTGAGAATAAAGAAGAAGGTATAATAAAAATATCGTTCAGATCTGAAGGAGATTTTTCTGTGAATGAATTTGCACGTGCTTATTTTCATGGTGGCGGACATAATAATGCTGCTGGAGGAAAAAGTGACCTTCCATTAGAAGAAACTGCAGCGTATTTTGTAAACTTGTTACCGAAACATTTAAAAGAATTAACCCAATAA
- a CDS encoding DUF721 domain-containing protein, which yields MAKRRRENIPLSEALKEFIDVNKLQKGMDKVDVREAWTNLMGNGVNNYTTAIELRGDTLFISLSSSVLRSELSLGKSKIITMLNDELKKEVVKKLVLR from the coding sequence ATGGCGAAAAGACGCAGAGAAAACATTCCCTTAAGTGAAGCTCTAAAAGAGTTTATTGACGTGAACAAACTCCAAAAAGGTATGGATAAGGTTGATGTTAGAGAAGCTTGGACCAATCTTATGGGTAATGGCGTTAATAACTATACTACAGCCATAGAATTACGGGGAGACACGTTATTTATATCACTGTCCTCCTCCGTATTGCGATCAGAACTAAGCCTGGGGAAATCTAAAATTATCACCATGCTTAACGATGAGTTAAAAAAAGAAGTGGTGAAGAAGTTGGTTTTGCGATAG
- a CDS encoding nucleoside-diphosphate kinase, producing the protein MTNRTFTMLKPDAVENGHIGAILDKINAAGFKIVAMKYTQLSKRDAQAFYAVHSERPFYGELVDFMSRGPIVAAILEKDNAVEDFRALIGATNPAEAADGTIRKMFATSLGENAVHGSDSDENAAIEGAFHFAGREIF; encoded by the coding sequence ATGACAAATAGAACATTTACAATGCTTAAGCCAGATGCTGTTGAAAACGGACATATTGGTGCTATTCTAGACAAAATTAATGCTGCTGGTTTTAAGATTGTAGCTATGAAATATACGCAATTAAGCAAAAGAGATGCTCAAGCGTTTTACGCTGTTCATAGTGAGCGTCCTTTTTACGGAGAATTGGTAGACTTTATGTCTAGAGGGCCAATCGTTGCTGCTATTTTAGAAAAAGATAATGCTGTTGAAGATTTTAGAGCTTTAATTGGTGCAACTAACCCAGCTGAGGCTGCAGATGGTACTATCCGTAAAATGTTTGCTACGTCTCTTGGAGAGAATGCAGTACATGGTTCTGATAGTGATGAGAATGCTGCTATTGAAGGAGCTTTTCATTTTGCTGGAAGAGAAATTTTCTAG
- a CDS encoding alkaline phosphatase D family protein, whose protein sequence is MKKLPIVFNSVFILLGVVLGQAQDKSVLDASIEKADFTIAFGSCNKSTIPNVLWDDILNTHPDVWIWGGDNVYADTNDMQKLQQFYKSQDSILGYQKLRAEVPVIGTWDDHDYGLNDGGVEYAFKKESQQVFLDFFKVAKDSPRRKQEGVYAAHTYNTPEGNIKVIVLDTRYFRTALTKDTETKKRTKPNTYGEGTVLGAAQWKWLAKELNTSTADFNILVSSIQVLSNKHGFETWGNFPHEVDKLEQLIADSKAKGVVVLSGDRHISEFSKTTIAGVAYPLIDFTSSGLTHVYSSYSGEENPYRVGEVVSEVSFGTLTFNFETNHVVFKMIGDEGKVLGVLEQGFK, encoded by the coding sequence ATGAAGAAGTTACCAATAGTATTTAACAGTGTATTTATTTTATTAGGGGTAGTACTAGGGCAAGCGCAAGACAAAAGTGTTCTGGATGCGAGTATAGAAAAGGCCGATTTTACTATTGCCTTTGGGTCTTGTAATAAGAGTACCATCCCTAATGTTTTGTGGGATGATATTTTAAATACCCATCCTGATGTCTGGATATGGGGAGGTGATAATGTCTATGCAGATACTAATGACATGCAAAAGCTTCAACAGTTTTATAAAAGCCAAGATAGTATACTAGGCTATCAAAAATTAAGAGCCGAAGTTCCTGTGATTGGTACTTGGGATGATCATGATTATGGTTTAAATGATGGGGGAGTAGAGTATGCCTTCAAAAAAGAAAGTCAGCAGGTATTTCTAGATTTCTTTAAAGTAGCAAAAGATAGCCCACGTAGAAAACAAGAAGGGGTGTATGCTGCTCATACGTATAATACGCCAGAAGGGAATATTAAAGTAATAGTTTTAGATACGCGATATTTTAGAACCGCATTAACGAAAGATACCGAAACAAAAAAAAGAACGAAACCAAATACTTACGGCGAAGGTACCGTTTTAGGTGCAGCACAATGGAAGTGGTTAGCGAAGGAACTGAATACGAGTACGGCAGATTTTAATATTTTAGTAAGTAGCATACAAGTGTTGTCTAATAAGCATGGTTTTGAAACATGGGGTAATTTTCCGCATGAAGTAGATAAATTAGAGCAGTTGATTGCCGATTCTAAAGCGAAAGGTGTTGTGGTGCTCTCTGGAGACCGGCATATTTCAGAATTTTCAAAAACAACTATAGCGGGTGTTGCGTATCCATTAATAGATTTTACGAGTAGCGGACTTACCCATGTGTATTCTTCGTACTCAGGAGAAGAAAATCCGTATCGGGTAGGAGAGGTGGTTTCTGAAGTGAGTTTTGGTACCTTGACGTTTAATTTTGAAACCAATCATGTTGTTTTCAAAATGATAGGTGATGAGGGTAAAGTCTTGGGTGTGTTGGAACAAGGGTTTAAATAA